The Labrus bergylta chromosome 15, fLabBer1.1, whole genome shotgun sequence genome includes a region encoding these proteins:
- the crip2l gene encoding cysteine-rich protein 2-like — translation MASKCPKCDKTVYFAEKVSSLGKDWHKFCLKCERCSKTLNPGGHAEHDGKPFCHKPCYAALFGPKGVNIGGAGSYVYDNPANEAPAAVSMETNAKPQEERKAPARGPVKAASFSSFSGGPNICPRCNKTVYFAEKVSSLGKNWHRPCLRCERCSKTLAPGSHAEHDGQPYCHKPCYAVLFGPKGVNTGGVGSYIYDDPEAEAQQ, via the exons ATGGCgtcaaaatgtccaaaatgcGACAAGACGGTGTATTTCG cgGAGAAGGTGTCCTCTTTAGGGAAAGACTGGCACAAGTTCTGTCTGAAGTGCGAGCGCTGCAGCAAGACGCTGAATCCAGGAGGCCACGCTGAG CATGACGGGAAGCCTTTCTGCCACAAGCCCTGCTACGCCGCCCTCTTTGGACCAAAAG GCGTGAACATCGGCGGAGCTGGCTCCTACGTGTACGACAATCCTGCCAACGAAGCCCCTGCTGCCGTTTCAATGGAAACCAACGCCAAACcacaggaggagagaaaagccCCCGCACGGGGACCTGTGAAGG ctgcGAGCTTCTCGTCTTTCTCCGGAGGACCAAACATCTGCCCTCGCTGCAACAAGACGGTTTATTTCG CTGAGAAGGTGTCGTCTCTGGGGAAGAACTGGCACCGGCCCTGTCTGCGCTGCGAGCGCTGCAGTAAGACTCTGGCTCCTGGCAGCCACGCAGAG cATGATGGACAGCCGTACTGCCACAAACCGTGCTACGCTGTTCTGTTTGGACCTAAAG GTGTAAACACTGGAGGTGTCGGCAGCTACATCTACGACGATCCTGAAGCCGAGGCGCAGCAGTGA
- the pnrc1 gene encoding proline-rich nuclear receptor coactivator 1 encodes MLDGTSAHVDDSSIGDVENNNPVSVVSGGGDGLNSGNKTRPVKKGGRKPLQRHQKPPRNNNNNNTLLSDHNNNNNITSLTASAAQPGTEVPPGAQPVRSLHHLKQGKKELLKSKGGRSERGAMQQGGQPTRNLPRHDQITQNAIARGHKPKQAQSPGAPHSAKKKDNTTPNKPSSLHPPPLREQKKPLHASNNVKIVNEAPAEDVPESLKDGEKVYAGAKFSEPPSPSVLPKPPSHWVGEDEPQQSNQSREQMTVHLKSLLKVQDQS; translated from the exons ATGTTGGACGGAACCTCAGCTCACGTCGATGACTCCAGCATCGGCGACGTGGAGAACAACAACCCGGTGTCGGTGGTTTCCGGCGGTGGCGATGGGCTGAACTCGGGGAACAAAACGAGGCCGGTGAAGAAAGGAGGCAGGAAGCCGCTGCAGCGTCACCAGAAGCCCCcgaggaacaacaacaacaacaacaccctCCTGTCcgaccacaacaacaacaacaacatcacctCTCTGACCGCCTCAGCTGCTCAGCCCGGTACCGAGGTCCCTCCCGGTGCTCAGCCGGTACGGAGCCTCCATCACCTCAAACAGGGAAAGAAAGAG CTGCTGAAATCCAAAGGGGGCAGATCGGAGCGAGGGGCCATGCAGCAAGGTGGCCAACCCACCCGCAACCTGCCCAGGCACGATCAGATCACCCAGAACGCGATCGCACGGGGACACAAGCCCAAGCAGGCCCAAAGCCCCGGTGCTCCTCACTCCGCAAAGAAGAAAGACAACACCACTCCGAATAAACCCTCATCTCTCCACCCGCCTCCGctcagagagcagaaaaaacCCCTGCACGCCTCCAACAACGTGAAGATTGTGAACGAAGCGCCTGCCGAGGATGTGCCCGAATCCCTCAAAGACGGGGAGAAAGTCTACGCTGGAGCTAAGTTCAGTGAGCCGCCATCGCCGAGTGTCTTACCCAAACCGCCCAGCCACTGGGTCGGAGAAGACGAGCCTCAACAGAGCAACCAAAGCCGGGAGCAAATGACTGTTCACTTGAAGTCGCTGCTCAAGGTGCAGGATCAATCATGA